The Globicephala melas chromosome 20, mGloMel1.2, whole genome shotgun sequence genome contains a region encoding:
- the UTP6 gene encoding U3 small nucleolar RNA-associated protein 6 homolog isoform X1, protein MAEIIQERIEDRLPELQQLERIGLFSRAEIKAIIKKASDLEYRIQRRTLFKEDFINYVQYEINLLELIQRRRVRIGYSFKKDEIENSIVHRVQGVFRRASAKWKDDVQLWLSYVVFCKKWATKVQLSKVFSAMLAIHSNKPALWIMAAKWEMEDRLSSESARQLFLRALRFHPECPKLYQEYFRMELMHAEKLRKEKQEFEKAKMDMGNLEYAEEILMGELARIIYKNSVNIIKSAEFHVSLLSIAQLFDFAKDLQREIYDDLQALHTDDPLTWDYVARRELEIESQPGEEPPTTKQTKVAEVGRREERCCAVYEEAVKTLPTEAMCKCYINFCMERFAKKTSSRHLREKRLERTMVAFRKAHDLKLLSEFQYKQWSELLLHHDFLTEALEVAGAGMELFRGSVMMWQVKLQVLIASKSPDVAMLFEEAFVHLKPQICLPLWISWAEWSEGAKSQEDTEAIFKKAVLAITGGDSVTLKDKYLDWAYRSGGYKKARAVFKSLQESRPFSVDFFRKMIQFEKEQGFHVYFPVEVPMFPQESCKMANLREYYERALREFGSVDSDLWMDYIKEELNHPLGRPEHCGQIYWRAMKMLQGESAELFVAKHAVHQAGQL, encoded by the exons ATGGCGGAGATAATTCAGGAACGCATAGAGGATCGACTCCCCGAATTGCAACAGCTGGAGCGCATTGGACTGTTCAGTCGTGCGGAGATTAA GGCTATCATTAAAAAGGCTTCAGATCTAGAATACAGAATACAGCGAAGAACTCTTTTTAAGGAAGACTTTATCAATTATGTTCAA taTGAAATCAATCTTTTGGAACTGATCCAGCGAAGACGAGTT CGTATTGGGTATTCATTTAAGAAGGATGAGATTGAAAATTCTATCGTACACCGGGTACAAGGTGTCTTCCGACGTGCGTCAGCCAAGTGGAAA GATGATGTTCAACTTTGGCTGTCTTATGTAGTCTTTTGTAAGAAGTGG gcTACCAAAGTTCAACTTAGCAAGGTATTCTCTGCCATGTTGGCCATTCATTCGAACAAGCCAG CCTTGTGGATTATGGCGGCCAAATGGGAAATGGAAGATCGCTTGTCTTCAGAAAGTGCAAGACAACTATTTCTTCGGGCTCTGCGCTTTCATCCAGAGTGCCCAAAACTTTATCAagag TATTTTAGGATGGAGCTGATGCATGCTGAGAAACTGAGGAAGGAAAAGCAAGAGTTTGAAAAAGCCAAGATGGATATG GGGAATCTCGAGTATGCTGAAGAAATCCTTATGGGCGAGTTGGCAAGGATCATCTACAAAAATTCTGTAAACATAATTAAAA gtgcAGAATTTCATGTGTCACTGCTTTCAATTGCACAGCTATTCGACTTTGCCAAAGATCTGCAAAGAGAAATTTATGATGA CCTTCAGGCTCTGCATACAGACGACCCCCTCACTTGGGATTATGTGGCCCGCCGAGAATTAGAGATCGAGTCACAGCCAGGAGAAGAGCCGCccacaacaaaacaaaccaaagtgGCAGAGGTGGGCCGCCGGGAGGAGAGGTGCTGTGCTGTGTATGAAGAGGCGGTGAAGACTCTGCCTACAG AGGCCATGTGCAAGTGTTACATCAACTTTTGCATGGAAAGGTTTGCTAAGAAGACAAGCAGTCGGCACCTCAGAGAGAAG agGCTGGAAAGAACCATGGTTGCATTCAGGAAGGCACATGATCTCAAACTTCTATCAGAATTCCAGTACAAGCAGTGG AGCGAGTTGTTGCTGCACCATGACTTCCTTACAGAAGCTCTGGAGGTGGCAGGAGCCGGGATGGAATTGTTCAGAGGCTCCGTGATGATGTGGCAGGTGAAGCTGCAGGTCCTGATTGCCTCAAAGAGCCCTGACGTAGCCATGCTTTTTGAAGAAGCCTTTGTGCACCTGAAACCCCAG ATTTGTCTGCCATTGTGGATTTCTTGGGCAGAGTGGAGTGAAGGTGCCAAAAGCCAAGAAGACACTGAAGCAATCTTTAAG aaagctGTCTTAGCTATCACGGGTGGCGACTCAGTCACTCTGAAGGATAAGTACCTGGATTGGGCTTATCGAAGTGGTGGCTACAAAAAGGCCAGAGCTGTGTTTAAAAG TTTACAGGAAAGCCGtccattttcagttgattttttcaGGAAGATGATCCAATTTGAAAAGGAGCAA GGCTTTCACGTATATTTTCCCGTGGAGGTGCCCATGTTCCCCCAG GAATCCTGCAAGATGGCGAACTTAAGAGAATATTATGAGAGAGCTTTGAGAGAATTTGGATCCGTAGATTCTG ATCTTTGGATGGATTACATCAAAGAAGAATTGAACCACCCCCTTGGTAGACCTGAGCACTGCGGACAGATCTACTGGCGAGCCATGAAAATGTTGCAGGGAGAGTCAGCAGAGCTGTTTGTAGCTAAACATGCTGTGCACCAGGCCGGCCAGCtgtga
- the UTP6 gene encoding U3 small nucleolar RNA-associated protein 6 homolog isoform X3, translating into MAEIIQERIEDRLPELQQLERIGLFSRAEIKAIIKKASDLEYRIQRRTLFKEDFINYVQYEINLLELIQRRRVDDVQLWLSYVVFCKKWATKVQLSKVFSAMLAIHSNKPALWIMAAKWEMEDRLSSESARQLFLRALRFHPECPKLYQEYFRMELMHAEKLRKEKQEFEKAKMDMGNLEYAEEILMGELARIIYKNSVNIIKSAEFHVSLLSIAQLFDFAKDLQREIYDDLQALHTDDPLTWDYVARRELEIESQPGEEPPTTKQTKVAEVGRREERCCAVYEEAVKTLPTEAMCKCYINFCMERFAKKTSSRHLREKRLERTMVAFRKAHDLKLLSEFQYKQWSELLLHHDFLTEALEVAGAGMELFRGSVMMWQVKLQVLIASKSPDVAMLFEEAFVHLKPQICLPLWISWAEWSEGAKSQEDTEAIFKKAVLAITGGDSVTLKDKYLDWAYRSGGYKKARAVFKSLQESRPFSVDFFRKMIQFEKEQGFHVYFPVEVPMFPQESCKMANLREYYERALREFGSVDSDLWMDYIKEELNHPLGRPEHCGQIYWRAMKMLQGESAELFVAKHAVHQAGQL; encoded by the exons ATGGCGGAGATAATTCAGGAACGCATAGAGGATCGACTCCCCGAATTGCAACAGCTGGAGCGCATTGGACTGTTCAGTCGTGCGGAGATTAA GGCTATCATTAAAAAGGCTTCAGATCTAGAATACAGAATACAGCGAAGAACTCTTTTTAAGGAAGACTTTATCAATTATGTTCAA taTGAAATCAATCTTTTGGAACTGATCCAGCGAAGACGAGTT GATGATGTTCAACTTTGGCTGTCTTATGTAGTCTTTTGTAAGAAGTGG gcTACCAAAGTTCAACTTAGCAAGGTATTCTCTGCCATGTTGGCCATTCATTCGAACAAGCCAG CCTTGTGGATTATGGCGGCCAAATGGGAAATGGAAGATCGCTTGTCTTCAGAAAGTGCAAGACAACTATTTCTTCGGGCTCTGCGCTTTCATCCAGAGTGCCCAAAACTTTATCAagag TATTTTAGGATGGAGCTGATGCATGCTGAGAAACTGAGGAAGGAAAAGCAAGAGTTTGAAAAAGCCAAGATGGATATG GGGAATCTCGAGTATGCTGAAGAAATCCTTATGGGCGAGTTGGCAAGGATCATCTACAAAAATTCTGTAAACATAATTAAAA gtgcAGAATTTCATGTGTCACTGCTTTCAATTGCACAGCTATTCGACTTTGCCAAAGATCTGCAAAGAGAAATTTATGATGA CCTTCAGGCTCTGCATACAGACGACCCCCTCACTTGGGATTATGTGGCCCGCCGAGAATTAGAGATCGAGTCACAGCCAGGAGAAGAGCCGCccacaacaaaacaaaccaaagtgGCAGAGGTGGGCCGCCGGGAGGAGAGGTGCTGTGCTGTGTATGAAGAGGCGGTGAAGACTCTGCCTACAG AGGCCATGTGCAAGTGTTACATCAACTTTTGCATGGAAAGGTTTGCTAAGAAGACAAGCAGTCGGCACCTCAGAGAGAAG agGCTGGAAAGAACCATGGTTGCATTCAGGAAGGCACATGATCTCAAACTTCTATCAGAATTCCAGTACAAGCAGTGG AGCGAGTTGTTGCTGCACCATGACTTCCTTACAGAAGCTCTGGAGGTGGCAGGAGCCGGGATGGAATTGTTCAGAGGCTCCGTGATGATGTGGCAGGTGAAGCTGCAGGTCCTGATTGCCTCAAAGAGCCCTGACGTAGCCATGCTTTTTGAAGAAGCCTTTGTGCACCTGAAACCCCAG ATTTGTCTGCCATTGTGGATTTCTTGGGCAGAGTGGAGTGAAGGTGCCAAAAGCCAAGAAGACACTGAAGCAATCTTTAAG aaagctGTCTTAGCTATCACGGGTGGCGACTCAGTCACTCTGAAGGATAAGTACCTGGATTGGGCTTATCGAAGTGGTGGCTACAAAAAGGCCAGAGCTGTGTTTAAAAG TTTACAGGAAAGCCGtccattttcagttgattttttcaGGAAGATGATCCAATTTGAAAAGGAGCAA GGCTTTCACGTATATTTTCCCGTGGAGGTGCCCATGTTCCCCCAG GAATCCTGCAAGATGGCGAACTTAAGAGAATATTATGAGAGAGCTTTGAGAGAATTTGGATCCGTAGATTCTG ATCTTTGGATGGATTACATCAAAGAAGAATTGAACCACCCCCTTGGTAGACCTGAGCACTGCGGACAGATCTACTGGCGAGCCATGAAAATGTTGCAGGGAGAGTCAGCAGAGCTGTTTGTAGCTAAACATGCTGTGCACCAGGCCGGCCAGCtgtga
- the UTP6 gene encoding U3 small nucleolar RNA-associated protein 6 homolog isoform X2: protein MAEIIQERIEDRLPELQQLERIGLFSRAEIKAIIKKASDLEYRIQRRTLFKEDFINYVQYEINLLELIQRRRVRIGYSFKKDEIENSIVHRVQGVFRRASAKWKDDVQLWLSYVVFCKKWATKVQLSKVFSAMLAIHSNKPALWIMAAKWEMEDRLSSESARQLFLRALRFHPECPKLYQEYFRMELMHAEKLRKEKQEFEKAKMDMGNLEYAEEILMGELARIIYKNSVNIIKSAEFHVSLLSIAQLFDFAKDLQREIYDDLQALHTDDPLTWDYVARRELEIESQPGEEPPTTKQTKVAEVGRREERCCAVYEEAVKTLPTEAMCKCYINFCMERFAKKTSSRHLREKRLERTMVAFRKAHDLKLLSEFQYKQWSELLLHHDFLTEALEVAGAGMELFRGSVMMWQVKLQVLIASKSPDVAMLFEEAFVHLKPQICLPLWISWAEWSEGAKSQEDTEAIFKKAVLAITGGDSVTLKDKYLDWAYRSGGYKKARAVFKSLQESRPFSVDFFRKMIQFEKEQESCKMANLREYYERALREFGSVDSDLWMDYIKEELNHPLGRPEHCGQIYWRAMKMLQGESAELFVAKHAVHQAGQL from the exons ATGGCGGAGATAATTCAGGAACGCATAGAGGATCGACTCCCCGAATTGCAACAGCTGGAGCGCATTGGACTGTTCAGTCGTGCGGAGATTAA GGCTATCATTAAAAAGGCTTCAGATCTAGAATACAGAATACAGCGAAGAACTCTTTTTAAGGAAGACTTTATCAATTATGTTCAA taTGAAATCAATCTTTTGGAACTGATCCAGCGAAGACGAGTT CGTATTGGGTATTCATTTAAGAAGGATGAGATTGAAAATTCTATCGTACACCGGGTACAAGGTGTCTTCCGACGTGCGTCAGCCAAGTGGAAA GATGATGTTCAACTTTGGCTGTCTTATGTAGTCTTTTGTAAGAAGTGG gcTACCAAAGTTCAACTTAGCAAGGTATTCTCTGCCATGTTGGCCATTCATTCGAACAAGCCAG CCTTGTGGATTATGGCGGCCAAATGGGAAATGGAAGATCGCTTGTCTTCAGAAAGTGCAAGACAACTATTTCTTCGGGCTCTGCGCTTTCATCCAGAGTGCCCAAAACTTTATCAagag TATTTTAGGATGGAGCTGATGCATGCTGAGAAACTGAGGAAGGAAAAGCAAGAGTTTGAAAAAGCCAAGATGGATATG GGGAATCTCGAGTATGCTGAAGAAATCCTTATGGGCGAGTTGGCAAGGATCATCTACAAAAATTCTGTAAACATAATTAAAA gtgcAGAATTTCATGTGTCACTGCTTTCAATTGCACAGCTATTCGACTTTGCCAAAGATCTGCAAAGAGAAATTTATGATGA CCTTCAGGCTCTGCATACAGACGACCCCCTCACTTGGGATTATGTGGCCCGCCGAGAATTAGAGATCGAGTCACAGCCAGGAGAAGAGCCGCccacaacaaaacaaaccaaagtgGCAGAGGTGGGCCGCCGGGAGGAGAGGTGCTGTGCTGTGTATGAAGAGGCGGTGAAGACTCTGCCTACAG AGGCCATGTGCAAGTGTTACATCAACTTTTGCATGGAAAGGTTTGCTAAGAAGACAAGCAGTCGGCACCTCAGAGAGAAG agGCTGGAAAGAACCATGGTTGCATTCAGGAAGGCACATGATCTCAAACTTCTATCAGAATTCCAGTACAAGCAGTGG AGCGAGTTGTTGCTGCACCATGACTTCCTTACAGAAGCTCTGGAGGTGGCAGGAGCCGGGATGGAATTGTTCAGAGGCTCCGTGATGATGTGGCAGGTGAAGCTGCAGGTCCTGATTGCCTCAAAGAGCCCTGACGTAGCCATGCTTTTTGAAGAAGCCTTTGTGCACCTGAAACCCCAG ATTTGTCTGCCATTGTGGATTTCTTGGGCAGAGTGGAGTGAAGGTGCCAAAAGCCAAGAAGACACTGAAGCAATCTTTAAG aaagctGTCTTAGCTATCACGGGTGGCGACTCAGTCACTCTGAAGGATAAGTACCTGGATTGGGCTTATCGAAGTGGTGGCTACAAAAAGGCCAGAGCTGTGTTTAAAAG TTTACAGGAAAGCCGtccattttcagttgattttttcaGGAAGATGATCCAATTTGAAAAGGAGCAA GAATCCTGCAAGATGGCGAACTTAAGAGAATATTATGAGAGAGCTTTGAGAGAATTTGGATCCGTAGATTCTG ATCTTTGGATGGATTACATCAAAGAAGAATTGAACCACCCCCTTGGTAGACCTGAGCACTGCGGACAGATCTACTGGCGAGCCATGAAAATGTTGCAGGGAGAGTCAGCAGAGCTGTTTGTAGCTAAACATGCTGTGCACCAGGCCGGCCAGCtgtga
- the UTP6 gene encoding U3 small nucleolar RNA-associated protein 6 homolog isoform X4, translating to MLAIHSNKPALWIMAAKWEMEDRLSSESARQLFLRALRFHPECPKLYQEYFRMELMHAEKLRKEKQEFEKAKMDMGNLEYAEEILMGELARIIYKNSVNIIKSAEFHVSLLSIAQLFDFAKDLQREIYDDLQALHTDDPLTWDYVARRELEIESQPGEEPPTTKQTKVAEVGRREERCCAVYEEAVKTLPTEAMCKCYINFCMERFAKKTSSRHLREKRLERTMVAFRKAHDLKLLSEFQYKQWSELLLHHDFLTEALEVAGAGMELFRGSVMMWQVKLQVLIASKSPDVAMLFEEAFVHLKPQICLPLWISWAEWSEGAKSQEDTEAIFKKAVLAITGGDSVTLKDKYLDWAYRSGGYKKARAVFKSLQESRPFSVDFFRKMIQFEKEQGFHVYFPVEVPMFPQESCKMANLREYYERALREFGSVDSDLWMDYIKEELNHPLGRPEHCGQIYWRAMKMLQGESAELFVAKHAVHQAGQL from the exons ATGTTGGCCATTCATTCGAACAAGCCAG CCTTGTGGATTATGGCGGCCAAATGGGAAATGGAAGATCGCTTGTCTTCAGAAAGTGCAAGACAACTATTTCTTCGGGCTCTGCGCTTTCATCCAGAGTGCCCAAAACTTTATCAagag TATTTTAGGATGGAGCTGATGCATGCTGAGAAACTGAGGAAGGAAAAGCAAGAGTTTGAAAAAGCCAAGATGGATATG GGGAATCTCGAGTATGCTGAAGAAATCCTTATGGGCGAGTTGGCAAGGATCATCTACAAAAATTCTGTAAACATAATTAAAA gtgcAGAATTTCATGTGTCACTGCTTTCAATTGCACAGCTATTCGACTTTGCCAAAGATCTGCAAAGAGAAATTTATGATGA CCTTCAGGCTCTGCATACAGACGACCCCCTCACTTGGGATTATGTGGCCCGCCGAGAATTAGAGATCGAGTCACAGCCAGGAGAAGAGCCGCccacaacaaaacaaaccaaagtgGCAGAGGTGGGCCGCCGGGAGGAGAGGTGCTGTGCTGTGTATGAAGAGGCGGTGAAGACTCTGCCTACAG AGGCCATGTGCAAGTGTTACATCAACTTTTGCATGGAAAGGTTTGCTAAGAAGACAAGCAGTCGGCACCTCAGAGAGAAG agGCTGGAAAGAACCATGGTTGCATTCAGGAAGGCACATGATCTCAAACTTCTATCAGAATTCCAGTACAAGCAGTGG AGCGAGTTGTTGCTGCACCATGACTTCCTTACAGAAGCTCTGGAGGTGGCAGGAGCCGGGATGGAATTGTTCAGAGGCTCCGTGATGATGTGGCAGGTGAAGCTGCAGGTCCTGATTGCCTCAAAGAGCCCTGACGTAGCCATGCTTTTTGAAGAAGCCTTTGTGCACCTGAAACCCCAG ATTTGTCTGCCATTGTGGATTTCTTGGGCAGAGTGGAGTGAAGGTGCCAAAAGCCAAGAAGACACTGAAGCAATCTTTAAG aaagctGTCTTAGCTATCACGGGTGGCGACTCAGTCACTCTGAAGGATAAGTACCTGGATTGGGCTTATCGAAGTGGTGGCTACAAAAAGGCCAGAGCTGTGTTTAAAAG TTTACAGGAAAGCCGtccattttcagttgattttttcaGGAAGATGATCCAATTTGAAAAGGAGCAA GGCTTTCACGTATATTTTCCCGTGGAGGTGCCCATGTTCCCCCAG GAATCCTGCAAGATGGCGAACTTAAGAGAATATTATGAGAGAGCTTTGAGAGAATTTGGATCCGTAGATTCTG ATCTTTGGATGGATTACATCAAAGAAGAATTGAACCACCCCCTTGGTAGACCTGAGCACTGCGGACAGATCTACTGGCGAGCCATGAAAATGTTGCAGGGAGAGTCAGCAGAGCTGTTTGTAGCTAAACATGCTGTGCACCAGGCCGGCCAGCtgtga